GCCTCTAGAACCCCCTGCACTGCATTGTATTTCTATCTGAAATCACTTCCCTCTGCGCGATAGGCAAACACAGTGGGACCCTCCAACCTGGGATGGATGTAGTGACAACACTAGTGTGGACCATGAATCTGAGATGGACCTTGGAACACCCACCTATGATGAGAATCCTTCCAAGGTGAGCTTTTACCAGTGATGGTTTTCAAAGTGTGCTATGAAATGTAAACGTGTGTAGCAGTCGTGCGCTagacttttgtgttttttagatAGTAGCCTCCTAGTGAACAGGATGATAGTAGTTGACAATGAGGAAGAATCCTCTTcacttttttgtttggtttccaTAAAGTGTGTGCTTGAATGCAGAACATGATTATAGTGTTTGTTCCTGGAGGTAATTGAAGATGTGCACTAGTGATTACTTTCAGCTGTGTCTcagtgaggggaaaaaaaaaaaaaaccctcagcACGACAATCTATTCAGTGAGGGTTTTGTTCTCGCCGATGACTCCTCTTCGCAAAATGGCTTCATCAGACATGGAGACAAGGATTTAAAGAGAGATTCCACTCACCCACCCCATGCTTAGCTGTCTGTCCCTTAGGGGAGGGATGGCTCAGCTCATCTCTTCTTCCTCTGCCTCGTTTGTTTTCCCTCTTCATTTTTATCCTGACTTTGAGTATAATAAAACACATCTGGAAGAcctgtcatttatttatttattggttaTAGTTTAAGTATATAAGTGTctctttatattaaaaaaaaaaactgagatggAATGAATGCTTCCCACAAAGAACAGCTACAAGGTCATGGGACATTTCCCAGCATGTGTTTAGACAGCGGTGGCCTCGTCCAGCACTTGAAACTATAGCACATGCTCTGCACTTGTAAAGTGTCCGATATCACTGTTTCTGGATTCCCGGCCCTGGCACTATGTTTGTGAGACCTTCGTGCTTGCTTTTTATCTTCACCACTTTGTTGTGGGTATAGGCAGTCAGCTGTTGCCTGTTTGCCTTAGTTGTTGAAGGCTGGGGCCAGAGAGGCAGCATCCTGGTAGGATGTCCTCGCTTTGTGTCAAGTAGCTGGTGAGCAAGTACTGTTTAatgcccccaccccccctgaTCTTGAAAGGACTATGACTATGAAAGGGAGCGCGTCGCTCGCGTTGCTTGTTCGCGTTGCTcgcgttgactctgtaacggcccttagggcgttttcacacatgaaagtccggaccaaggttcatgtttttgttacattgtatacatttgatccggtaagttttgGTCTCACACTGAAGttatgcaagcgcactaaagatctatacgtgacaaaactacgtcctgtcatcatcacatacgtgagctgcgtctccagatacttatgattggtttgttgacgggcttccccgtcctctcgtatcctctctttgtgtctgagttttttcaacgttctgctgctctcccctactgccgcgcctctttttgttttgttgtgatgttgagaagcaagacacgggaactttctttctggagcatttattcagagacaaacggaaaactacactgtacatttactaccacttaacaaataaactgctgatgtattctctgctctgatagccgacagctgtcttctctgagcgcattcaaccttttttggacctttttcacagcagacattttgacttgtcatagtaggaaaagcacaggtgaaattgataaccttaacgaagtgtcccagtaagctatttcagtgagtcagcatgtacaataccaggacctctcctaagtggaatgcagccatcattaatggttttgaatacacctgtgcttttcctactatgacatgtaaacatgtctgccgtgaaaaaggtctattctcTTTCTTACTAAGCACCGAGCtattccttaaaggagcttccccggtcttgtaacacaaggagagcctgccagagcttcttatttggtccaaaagtccgaactatccaaaaaatgcttccgcactataaacaaacatttggtacggaccgagaccacctctttttatcggaccaaaatttggtcttttgatccggatCGTGGTCCGGGGGAGGtgtcacacctgtaattttggttcggatcaaactaaaaagtcagAACGTCCGGACCAAAtaaggtatgtgtgaaaacgcccttacaAACCGATGAAAGAATGTCAATGTGGGCAGTTATATTCTTTGTAGGGTGTCAAACGAGGCAACATTTAGGGTACAGTTACTCTTCCACTATATTGAGTAAAAAAGGCTTCATAATGCGCTACAGAAGTGATCAATGTGCCATTGCAGCCAGGTATCCTCCAGTAATAGCTTTTTATTCAGGCTTATGATTGGCCAACATGGCATTTTGGTTAGTTATATCGCCACCTGTTGGTTTGGCGTGACAGTGCTTCAGTTGTGTTTTTGCGCTTCATTTTGACAGAGATTTCTTTTAAACCGTGCTTGtgtgtgggattttttttttttttttttttttttttttttttttttttttataaaaccttGTATTTCAAAAATACCTTGTGTACGTGTGGACTTTTACTTAGACTTGCCAGGCCAAAGGTTTAATGTAAGAAATTTgtttgcaaacaaatattttaatcaTCTCATCCATCTCTTCTATTGTGTATTTACAGTTCTCCACAAAGACAGCTGAAGCAGACACTTCCAGTGAGCTGGCTAAAAAGAGTAAAGAGACATTTCGCAAAGAGGTGAGCCAGAGTCTCTGTAAACAATGTTTGCAGCAATGTTATTTAACTCCAGATGTTTTAATGTTCCAAAACTCTTCTAGACACATATGCaagttttcatttgtttaacatATTATTCTATTGTTTTTTAACAATTCTTTTtctatatgtgtgtttattttactCAGATGTCCCAGTTCATAGTGCAGTGTTTAAATCCTTTTCGGAAGCCAGACTGCAAACTTGGACGTATCAGCAACACAGAAGATTTCAAACACCTGGCTAGAAAGGTAAGATTAAACAATAAGATGTTCACACATGCTGTTAGAAGCGGTAAACCTCTCCTTGGCCTCTACATGGTCAGAGCACAAAGAAAGTATTGGTCAGCTTTTAACTTAAAAGGCAAAGTTTCCTCCAAACCAAAACTACATAACTGAGCTCCCACAAATTCTTTTTCTAGCCAAATGTTTGTGTATTGTGCCTCTGGAAGAGACGAAGAACACATTGTACATGTAAACTAttatctccctctcttttgtTTTACTCATTCCTTTCTAAAAGCTCTTTTCAACCAGTGTTTTCTTCAAAGGGCTGtagtctgtgtttttttttttttccatggttCCCGGTGGGTCCGTGCATTGTGTACGTAGGGAGTGGTTTGCACTGAGTGCCACTCGGACATACCATGACTCTGAGGACATGGGCACAATAAACAGAAAGACGAGTTGGGCTTCACTCATTTAGAGATTGcgtttgtctcaaatcgtaaaGGGGCGAAGTCACTAAAAAAGAATTAACCATCCAACCACTCTTCCACAAATTACATTGTAATTAAATGATTTACTGTAGTCTGGTGACAAGAGGCATGTCTAACTCTTTCCTCATCTCTGCCCATTCTTCTAGCTAACTCATGGAGTTATGAATAAGGAGTTGAAAGCTTGCACTAATCCAGAGGACCTTGAGTGTAACGAGAACGTGAAGCACAAGACAAAGGAGTACATCAAGAAGTACATGCAGAGATTTGGAACCGTGTACAGgcccaaggaggacacagaggtgtGCTAGCTTAGAGGCCACAGATGTTAGACTTGTCCTGCGCAAACACAGGAGAAGCACAGCTTTGCCTTTCCACTCACTCCTTGTACGCATGTACGTACTGGCCAGCCTGAGCGGCGTAGTAGTTTCTTACACGTATTTATGACTAAAAATTGGACTGCTGCCCAAGAAGCTCTCCAGGCCACGTGGATCACAGAGGAGCTCCGTTGATACTGACGGAGATTCGAGTGTCGCTGAACGAACCGAAAACTCCAGGTGCAGTGTTCTCGAAGGATGACACTGCGGGGTACTACAGAGACTAATGTTTTCACTGactgtttgtttgattttaagcatttttttttttcctccatttgTGGCTCTTAAATGTTCCCGAGATGATCACCTCAATTCCACTTTTTAAACTCTTCTAGTCCCGAATGTGGATTACTCTACAGAATCAGATTTGGTATCATATTTATCAGAGTTGCTTTGTTACTTTTCACTGTTAAAAATGGATCAATGACAAAACAGTCCAGTGCTTTTTCACTCCCACTTCCTTTTTCTTGTGCACGCTTCAACCCCCAGCCACTGACTGTATCTGGTGCTGCTTTTAACTGGGCGGTGGAGGTCCAAGCTTCCACTCCTCAAACCCTGCCTTCTTAACCACAAGACTTTGGAACCTCTGTTGTTTTATGAATGCATGATGTAGGCTGAGGTCAGAGTGGTATCCTTATGGAAATTCCTATGTTTTCCATGTCTCCTGTGTCAAGTAATATGCCCTCACTGGAATGAGCTTTTACTTACAGTACACTTTAGGGATCAGTCAATAACCAGCAGGTTGGCTAggtgatcaatatgtcttttatGAATTGATGTATAATACCGGGAGCAGGGTTTGAATGCTATGTTTGATGTGCTGTTAAGCCATTTCCTGTCCAACCCCTCTCCCAACTTCTTCTGCCCTGTTTCCTCTACTTACAGGAGTAATGCTGAAAGTGAAGGTTGTAGCATTGCAGTTTTAACAGTTTCTAAACATCTTGTGTGTTCTGGTTCTTTCTATCTGGTCCTAGTTAGACGACACTTTGATAGGTCTTGCTCCACACACTGTCGCTCATTAATTTCAGAGATTTTTACGGTTGTCGAGGTTAGTTTCATAAGCATTAGGTCACTGATTTCTTGCAGCCTATTAAATTGCATTAAACAAAGTTCCAACATATGTACATTGCTTTATATGTGAATATATTGAATACTAGTTTTGGGAATGTTTAAATAAGCAGACACTTTGTAAAAGGACTATCATTTCATGATTGAAGTGTAAATAAAGTGTAAAATTACCAAAGCTGTATGCAGGAGAGTGGGGTCAGGGAGCCCATCCTCACCAGCTCAGCCCTCCTGATGCAGTTCCCACATCAGTCTGTCAAACTTAGGACCCCACTGACTTACAtccctttattttatttcagtggTGGGGGagattcttcctttttttttttgtttattatttttctatgtACAAAGTATGTTTCACCCTACTCTACTGTAAGTATTGTGTAAGCACATTGTCATACTGAGtgtacaaacattttaaaagataataaacctttttgtaaaatgataTCCATTTCCCTACTTTGCAGTTGGATTGGGTTCACTTGGGTCTCAGTTAAATAGACTGGAACAGATCTAAGCAAATGTGTGTGACCTCTTGACATGATTGACTGCTGAGTGCACACCCAATCCCATTTTAGATTGGCTCCCTCTTCTAATATGGGGTGCACATGGCATGAATGCCAGTACAGCGCATATGCAGTGTTGAGCCAGATGTTTGGCCCCAGTAAAGGACATCAAAGTGATCGACTGCCTTCATTCGAGACGTTTAGTGTGCTCTAAATATGGAGACCTGTGACGAGTGGAGAGAGGCACTGCTGtgcttctcctctctctttggTCCCAACCCCCTCCCAGTGTATGCACATTCCGCAGCCCCATGCCTGTGTGCTCCAGACCACAGTTAAGCAGTCCCGTCTGGAGTTTGTGACGGCATGTAACGCAGCCCTAGGCCGTGTAAGATGCCTGCTCCCACTTAGAACTGAATGCAAAGAGATCATTAACAGATTTGAGTGCAGAGCAGAGGGGGAGCAGGAATCAGACTGCGCTTCAGAGAGAAACCTTCCAGAATATTTTGaataaagcttttattttcatttcaccCTCAAATCATTAAATACCTCTTGACTGATTTCCTACTGGGTTTTGAACAGGAAATGCTCTTATACACTAAATCCCTTGATAAGGGGTAGGATAATTCATCAAGTGGGTTTTATATTTTACTGTTAAGTGACCAGTAATTTTCGTATTTCCATTTGGTGGGTCTTAGTGTTGCTATAAATTAAAAAGGCATGTAACATAGCCTATCCAAATTACATAAGCAATGCCTGATTTCTTTTGCTAAACTGCTAATTGTTTAGGGCCTATGGTAGGTATGCaacaagggttagggttagtcacTAAAGTATCAACCTACAGAGGCCTCTTGAATCCATTTGTCATTTGTACTCTTAACCCTATATATAAAGATGAACTCAAGTAGCCATTTTTATTGTCATCCCCatttatttcaaccatttatccaaGCTATTATTTTAGCTGCTACTTTAACCGTGTAGCTGTCAATTAGTTTAAGCTATGtcaactgtttatccattaGTGTGAGATATTTTAACCATTATTAAGCCATCACTTTTAGCTGTTTCAGCATTGTCTGCCTGTTTGCTAACTAGTTTTCAACCACTCCTAAAACAGTGTTCAGGTGTTAAAGATGACTCGATATGaggattatttatttactgcaattcttttttttattattaattgagCTACTCTACAATCACCACAAGCAACTGCAGTAGTATCCCCAAGGAAAATCACTGATCCACGGCATAAagacttaacccttgtgttgccttcccgtcaaccttgaaaaaaaacacttattttttcgacgcctttttttcactttgtttttgctttttccaacatttttttattgtaaaatttttcttctacacatggtcagcgcttatttctacgtcccatattttctgatataaaacaaaaattgaaaacgggtcaatttgacccgactCTGTTACAACAAAAGAGCATTGGCTTATCAAAGTTATTTATTAAATCAATAAAACTcttacaaaaacacattgaGACATACTATTAggaaatatatacacaaaacCATACATGGCTGGCGTTAAAACATATCAAACCATCTGAGGCCATCACACAATGTAACTAGGACACCGCACATGTCCAAAGTTTTTATAGATTTGATTTAATTTTATACTTGAAATGGTgatgaaataaatacaaaagcaAGATGGTGACCTGGACACGAGCATTGATGTTAACAGtgtcttttgatttttttttctgtgtctaATGTGAGAAATCAATGTGACAAAAATGAAGCTGTGTATTATGAATGCAAGGAGAATAGATAATTTCTAAATCCTTTTCTTCAGTCTTCACAGTTCAAAAATAATCTCACTTTGAGCCATGATTTATCAAAACGAATcaatatttaagatatttataatcATAGATGATTATTAGGAAGAgctaaaaaatatgtttttttatatttcacagaatgtttaattttgtgttttctgatgaGATTtgaatgcatgcatgtgcataaTATAAACCCTCAGTGTGAATAAATACCAAGGCTATATTGAGCCTGCAGCAGAAAAagtagtagaaaaaaaacaacagaacaagGCAACAGACTTAAAAAATTTGAGTGCGCAGTTCCCATCTACACATTACATGAAGTCTTCTTAGCAACTGCAAGCATCATCGGGAAGGTTGATCACTTGGCCATGTAAACCCTTCAATGGGTTTCTTGgagttttcttctctttttggaCATGTACATGTGCATGGAAATGTTTCCAAATGGGGAAAGTTGCATCATCAGTGTTGCTGGAAGAAACTGTCTCCTTCTGGCAAAAAATCAACTGCAGTACCAAAGAGGTTGCTAAAGTTGTGATTCATAAAACAAGGCTAGCTAGACTACAAACATGATGATCTAAGctgtatttgtttacaacacGTGGAGGGCTGACATTTTTTTAGAGGGGGCAGGGGATAAATCTGATTACTGTCCAAATAACATGTAAACTGTGGTTTATAGAATAATCCCTCTCTTGCAACACGTGTACTGTAAACACATGATTGTGTTTCCTGCCACTGACCGAATACTCACAGTAACCaggatgtgtgtgcatgtaaacaacaTTGTACTTATTGTTTGTGAGGGTCACTGTAGTTCTAATCCAATATGACTAGTTTTCTACAGTGTCCATAGTCTTAACCAGCTAACTAAAAATGTTGTTCCCTCAGTAGTGGCAATGAGAGTTTGCAACATAACTTAAGTTTTCATTTCCACTGGTAAAGTGGCAATTTGCTCTGTAGCGATAACAGACACATTGCAGTTGGATCAATGTAAAATCAAATGGTGACATAAACTGGGACAGAAGAAAGTGATACACAAATATAAAACTAAATTAGAAGTAATCAGAACCATCAGTGACAGCCTCCAACAGTCAGAGGTGTTGATATCAGAGTGCCTTCCTTGTCATTTCAGTGAAAGTTCTCCACTTGAGTCTGTTAGTGTCATACGTGTGTTTGAGGAGACGTCAGACCAAAGAAACACCCTGCATGGGGCAGTTAAGAGCTGTTACCATGTCAGGCCTCTCAATGCGGGCCAGTGCAGAACACAGCAGTCCCAGAGTGGAGCCTTCTTTCTGggcccagttagagaggagcGTGTGAGCGGGGGCTTCTCCACGCCCAAACAGGTCCAGCTGTTCAGGCTCATAGCCCAGCGCTGCAcccagctgcctccagccccggCCCCCTCCCTCCTGCAGGAGGCGCTCCACCTCTTCCTGTCTGTGGGGGGGTAGGTTGATGTACAGACGATTGTCCTGCTTGCTGTCCCTCTTAGTACCTgtggaaacacaaacaaagttaGCTTACTGTTTGGCTATTTGTACTTGAAAACAATTTTCAATAATAGTAACAGTATTTATATCATTAATGGTTGTGATTTTCCAAATTTAATCTAACAATAGTTCTTTTTAGAAATACCAAGTTTAACatgcattgtttacatccatattCACTAGCTCGCAGTCTTCCTCTTCAGTGCTTTTTGTTGTCACACACGTTTCATTGTGCATTACTGCCACCGTTTGTCAAATGACTGGAATGCCCTAAAGATGGCGTCAGGAAAGCACGTACATAGGCATCTTTGTGCATTTGCATAAGATACAAAAAACTAATCGGAGACCCACTAACAAAAACACTGCTCTATAGCGCTGCTAGTGGGCAAATACTCCACAGGGAACCTTTAAGAGAAGATGGAGGAAATGATTTTTCCTTTCTCTAATACAATCCTTTATTTTAGAAAGTCCCACGCATTTGAAGTTTTATAAACAAGGACTGTGAATACCACACCTTTGCTGGGCTGGTTGTCTTGTAGGCTGTGAGAGTCCAGAAAAACACCGCTGTCACTTTGGAGCTTTTCTCCCTCTGGAGATGCTCCCAACTCAGCTGCACGGGCCTTAGAAAGAGCCCTTTTCTGTTTACATGATCTCCAGCTGAGATGAGCAGAAGAAAATACTGTCAGTTAACCTCCCCACGGTGAGCTATTTTTATCTCAAGGCCAATCTTATTATCTTTATAACATCCATTTAAGGACCAGGACCCATCCCTAGTGAAAACTCACCATTTATAAGCCACATAAATAAGCAGACCCAGCACCACGGCAGCAAGAACAGACACGTAGGCTAGAATGTTGTTGCTGCCTCCATCATCCTGCGGGGTGAACTTAGGTGTTCCAGCAGGGGCGGGACTGGTCTCCCCATCCTCAACACTTG
This window of the Perca flavescens isolate YP-PL-M2 chromosome 6, PFLA_1.0, whole genome shotgun sequence genome carries:
- the nradd gene encoding death domain-containing membrane protein NRADD, with the translated sequence MRPFVICVLLLLKVTLGHACSQFTESGQCCSLCPAGFGVEVECGKEDTKCKPCPKGTFSSFESLDRCLSCGKCPPSIPMMASCSASQNTQCDCGNGFFFLSIYSKCVPCSKCTRSGEGVVRECGPQGDTQCQICGPGTFSEELFSTKPCQACTQCSDSEVEIRHCMPNSDTLCMDKKLHILSRPAVGGSDASRWPSVEDGETSPAPAGTPKFTPQDDGGSNNILAYVSVLAAVVLGLLIYVAYKCWRSCKQKRALSKARAAELGASPEGEKLQSDSGVFLDSHSLQDNQPSKGTKRDSKQDNRLYINLPPHRQEEVERLLQEGGGRGWRQLGAALGYEPEQLDLFGRGEAPAHTLLSNWAQKEGSTLGLLCSALARIERPDMVTALNCPMQGVSLV